The following DNA comes from Rhodopseudomonas boonkerdii.
GTGACGAGACCGCTGTTGTAGGTGTCCACCACCTTGTCGAACAGCGTGTAGGTCTGCACTGTGACCACGAACAACAGCACCAGCGTCGCGAACACGTCGATCCAGCGCTGATATTTCGGTTTGCTGTTGGCCCAGACGAGATCGACAGTGATGTGCGAGCCGCGATAGCTGGTCGCGGCGATGCCCCAGAAGATCAGCACGCCCAGCATGAACTGGCCGACATTGTAGTAATCGGGAATCGTCACCGCGAAGAACTTGCGCA
Coding sequences within:
- a CDS encoding TRAP transporter small permease — its product is MDRFIDSIEWIAAFFVGIVALNTFLAVFMRKFFAVTIPDYYNVGQFMLGVLIFWGIAATSYRGSHITVDLVWANSKPKYQRWIDVFATLVLLFVVTVQTYTLFDKVVDTYNSGLVTMDLQLPVWPFFLLSWIGDGAAVLLIAIRTYRLVFHPEEMQEPKLKTAE